The Caulobacter vibrioides sequence CTCAACGTTTCCCTACGCGAACCGATCCACGGCGGCGCTATCGCTTGCGGCACTGGACCGCCGGATCCGCACCCCAGATCTCGCGCTCGGGGGCCCAGCCCGACGACCCATCGGCCCGCAGCCTGCACCAGCCGTTCTCGCACTTGTCCAGCGAGGCCACCGCCCGCGCCTTCAGATAGGCGTTGACCTTGGCGCCGTCCTTGGGCGCGCTGAGCAGGGGAAGCGGGGTCGCCTGGACGCGCATCGCCGAGCGCCGGCCGTCGGTCGTGCGCTTGTGGACCCATGCCAGACCGCCTTCCGGATCGCAGATCCGACGCCACTCACGGGTTTCGGCCACGACCTGAACCGGCAGGCCCTTGGCGTGATAGACCCAGAGGAGCTGATGATCCTCATCCGGACCGTTGCGGGCGTTGACCTCGGCGTACTTCAGCGAGACGTAGCGCGGCACCTCCAGCCCAGACGGGGTGACCCTGGGTCCCTGAGCGGCGGCCGGTCCAGCCAGCAAGGCCGCTCCCGCCGCAATTCCGACCATGACGCGCGTCAAACCCATTCGAGACGAACCTTGTTCTGTTTTTGACCGCATGTTGCTTGGCCCTCACCGGCCCCTTTGCTACAGCTTTCAAACGCCTGTCAGAGAGAGCTTTTCAAACCGCCCATGGCCGCCCGCAAGCTCAAAGTCATCGTCACCCGCAAACTCCCCGATCCGGTGGAGACGCGGATGTGCGAACTGTTCGACACCGAACTGAACGTCTCCGACAAGCCAATGACGGCGGATGAACTGGTTGACGCCATGAGCCGCGCCGACGTGCTCGTGCCGACGATCACCGATCGTATCGACTCGCGCCTTCTGTCGCGATCCGGCGATCGGCTCAAGCTGATCGCAAATTTTGGCGCCGGCGTGGACAATATCGACGTCGCCACCGCCAACGCCCGCGGCATCATCGTCACCAATACGCCCGGCGTGCTGACCGAAGACACCGCCGACCTGACCATGACCCTGATCATGGCCGCTTCGCGCCGGATCGTCGAAGGCGCCGAGGTGGTCAAGGCGGGCGGCTTCCACGGCTGGTCCCCGACCTGGATGCTGGGCCGTCGCCTGTGGGGCAAGCGCCTGGGCATCATCGGCATGGGCCGCATCGGTCAGGCCGTCGCTCGCCGCGCCAAGGCCTTCGGCATGCAGGTGCACTATCATAACCGCAAGCCCGTCAGCCCGCGCATCGCCGAGGAACTGGGCTGCACCTACTGGGAAAGCCTCGACCAGATGCTGGCCCGGATGGACTTCGTGTCGGTCAATTGTCCGCACACGCCGGCCACCTATCACCTGCTCTCGGCCCGCCGCCTCAAGCTGCTGCGCCCGCACGCCGTCGTGGTCAACACCGCGCGGGGCGAGGTGATCGACGAGGGCGCCCTGGCCAACATGCTGGCCAAGGGCGAGATCGCCGGGGCCGGTCTCGACGTCTACGAGCACGAGCCGGCCATCAACCCCAAACTCCTGAAGCTGCCCAACGTCGTGCTGCTGCCCCACATGGGCTCGGCCACGGTCGAGGGCCGGATCGACATGGGCGAGAAGGTCATCGTCAACGTGAAGACCTTCATGGACGGGCACAGGCCGCCGGATCGCGTCATCCCGGCGATGCTGTAGGGCTCAGCGCGTCGTCATATTGGCCGACATCCGGCCGAAGACCTCGCTTAGGGCCTTCGCCATTTCCGGCTCGATCTTGGCCTGACCCATCGCGCGCGCCATGGCCTCGACCCACTGCCGTCCCAGTTCGGCGTCGATCGGCATGGCGCGGTGCAGCGACATCATGCAGACGCCCGGCCGTTGAACGAACCAGTCGCGGGGCCCGCCCAGCCATCCGGTGATGAAGCCGGCCAGCGAGGCCCGCATCGGCGTCAGGTCCGGCCCATGGATCGCCCGCAGTCGCGCATAGGCCGGGTCGGTCTCCATCAGGTCATAGAAGGCGTTGACCATCGCCGCGACGGGTGCGGCGCCGCCGATCTGATCGAAGGCGGTCTGCTGAGCGGCGTCGGTCATGGAAGGCTCCGGGCGAAAGCGGCAGATGGCGGAGCGACGCCCTGTTGCGCCTTGATCGACCGCAACCTCAGCCCCGCATGTCGCCGGTCTCGATGAACCTCTGGTGCCAGGCGAAGGCCTCCATCAGCAGGGTCGGCGATTGCTGGCCGTAGGAGTCGCGGCGCGCGCGGGTCAGGTAGTCCTTCAGGGCCGGTCGATAGTCTGGATGGGCGCAGTTCTCGATAATCACCTCGGCCCGCTGCCGCGGCGACAGGGCCCGCAGATCGGCCAGGCCCTGCTCGGTGACCAGGACCTGGACGTCCTGGTTGATGTGATCGACGTGCGGGGTCTTGGGGACAATGGTCGAGATCTTGCCGCCCTTGGCGGTCGAGGGGGCCATGAAGATCGAGACATAGGCGTTACGGGCGAAGTCGCCGCTGCCGCCGATGCCGTTCTGAATCCGCGAGCCCATCAGGTGGGTCGAGTTCACCGCCCCGTGGATGTCGGCCTCGATCATGCCGTTCATGGCGAGGCAGCCCAGGCGTCGGATCAGCTCGGGATGATTGCTGATCTCCTGCGGTCGCAGAACCAGGCGGTCGCGGAGTTTGTCGAGGTCGGCGTTGAGCGTATGGGCGGCCTCGGGGCTGAGCGAGAAGGCCGTGGCCGAGGCGCTGAGCAGCCTGCCGGACTCCAGCAGCGCCAGCATCCCGTCCTGCAGGACCTCTGTAAAGGCGGTCATACCCTCGAACGGCCCATCGACCAGGCCAAACATCACCGCATTGGCGATATTGCCCACGCCCGACTGCAGCGGCAGCAGGTTGGCGGGCAGGCGACCGCGCGCCACCTCGTGGCGGAAGAACTCCAGAAGGTGGCCGGCGATGGCGCGGTGATCCTCGCCCGGCGCATCGAACGGCAGATTGCGATCGGGGGTGTCGGTTTCGACCACCGCCACGACCTTGGCCGGGTCGCATCGGAAATAGGGCTCGCCGATCCGCTGGTCCGGTCGCGTCAACGGAATGGGCCGACGGTCCGGCGGCAAGGCCGTGCCGTAGTAGATGTCGTGCATCCCCTCCAGGGCGGGGTTTTGCCAACGGTTCACCTCGAGGATCACTTTCGAGGCCCGGTCGATCCAGGTCTTGTTGTTGCCCACGGACGAGGACGGGATCAGCGATCCATCCGGCCGGATTCCCGTGACCTCGATGAGCGCCGTATCGAGCGGGCCCAGAAAGCCTTGCCAGGCCATCGGCGCCACCTGCGACAGGTGCATGTCGAAATAGTCCATCTCGCCGCGATTGATCATCTCCCGGGCGATGGGGTCGGAATTGTAGGGCAGGCGAAACTCGATGCCGTTGGCCTTGGCCAGGGCCCCGTCCAGCTCGGGCCCCGTCGAGGCGCCGGTCCAGACCCGCAGCTTGAAGGGGCGCCCAGCGGCGTGCTCGGCCTCGATGCGGCGCGCCAGGGCCGTTGGAACGGCCTTGGGATAGCCCGATCCGGTAAAACCGCTCATCCCCACGGTCTCGCCAGGACCGATCAGCGCCGCCGCGTCCTCGGGCGACATCACCTTGGCCTTCAGCGCGTCCAGTCCGATCCGAGATCCGTTCATGCTCGCCCCAGCGCTTGGTTCGACCTCATATGGTCGGTCCGACTCAGCGCTGTCAGGTCCGTACGAACCCGAAGACGACGTTATTCGACCGGATGGTCGGCGAGCCAGGCCTCCAGGTCCGCCGCCGAGCGGTCGGGTATCTGCTCCATCGGCACGTGGCCCACGCCCGGATAGAGGATCAGGGTCGCCCCCGGTATGGCCTTGTGGAACTTCTCGCCGTCGGCGGCGGGAATGATCCGGTCTTCCTGGCCGAACATAATCAGGGTCGGAACATGGATCGTCGAAAGCTCGGCGACGGTGGCGTCACGGCGGGGCCCGCTCTGCAGGGACAGCAGAACGTCGCGATGACCGGGGCCGCGGGACAATTCCACATAGCGATCGATCAAGGCCGGGGTGACCAGGCTCTGATCCCAGTAGCCCGAGCGTAGCCCTTGCGCGACGAGAGGCCGGGTGTCGATGTCCTTCAGCAGCGCGCGGCCGATCGGATGGCGAAGTATGGTGAAGATCAAAGCTCCGCCCGACTTCTCGGACGGCCATCCCGCCGCATCGACCAGCACAAGCCGCTGAACCTTGTCGGGATGATCGACCGCATAGGTCCAGGCCACCGCGCCGCCCATCGAATTGCCGGCCAGCGTGAAGCGGGTCAGGCCCAGCCGCGCCGTCAGAGCATCGACCACCGCGACGAACCCTTGGCGCCCCGCGACATAGGGGCCCGACGTGCGCGTCAGGCCATGGCCCGGGAGATCCAGCACCACCACGCGGTAGGACTTGGACAGCCGAGCGGCCCAGGCGTCCCAGGCGTGGGTCGAGGCCGAATAGCCGTGCACCAGCACGATCGCAGGGGCGTCACGCGGTCCAAGGTCGCGATAATGCGCCCGCACGCCGCCCGGAAGCGCCATGTAGCGGGAGTCCGCATAGCCATACTTGGCCTCGAGCGTCGCATAGGGAATGTCTGGCCTCTGCAACAGAAACCAGGCCCCCACGGCGACAGCGATCAACACACCCAGCGCGATCGCCAGGCCCCGCGCCCAAGTTTTCATCCCAAAACTCCCGCAGACAGTCAGCCTATAGCGAACGGCGTTACGCTAGGGAGGTCAAGCGCCGCAGGACGGGCACTGAGGGTCGCGCCCAATCCGGACCGTGCGGGTTTCACCGGCCAAACCATCGTAGATCAGCAAGCGCCCCGAAAGGGGCTCACCCGCGCCGGTGATCAGCTTCACCGCCTCCAAGGCCATCATGGAGCCGATCACGCCGGCGAGCGCCCCGACCACGCCCACCAGGGCGCAGGTCTCCGCGTCGGGCGGGATGTCTGGCACCAGACATCGATAGCAGGGCTGGCCGTGGAACACGCCGACCTGGCCCGTCCAGCGCCCCAACGCGCCGCTGACGAGGGCCTTGCCCTGCGCAACGCAAGCATCGCTCACAGCGAAGCGGGTCGCGAAATCGTCGGTGCCGTCCAAAACGAGGTCATACCCGGAAACCACCGCCTGGGCGTTGGAGGCGCCCAGCCATACCGGATGGATTTCGACGCTTGTGTTCGGATTGAGCGCGCGCAGATGCTCGCTCG is a genomic window containing:
- a CDS encoding SH3 domain-containing protein, with translation MRSKTEQGSSRMGLTRVMVGIAAGAALLAGPAAAQGPRVTPSGLEVPRYVSLKYAEVNARNGPDEDHQLLWVYHAKGLPVQVVAETREWRRICDPEGGLAWVHKRTTDGRRSAMRVQATPLPLLSAPKDGAKVNAYLKARAVASLDKCENGWCRLRADGSSGWAPEREIWGADPAVQCRKR
- a CDS encoding 2-hydroxyacid dehydrogenase, which gives rise to MAARKLKVIVTRKLPDPVETRMCELFDTELNVSDKPMTADELVDAMSRADVLVPTITDRIDSRLLSRSGDRLKLIANFGAGVDNIDVATANARGIIVTNTPGVLTEDTADLTMTLIMAASRRIVEGAEVVKAGGFHGWSPTWMLGRRLWGKRLGIIGMGRIGQAVARRAKAFGMQVHYHNRKPVSPRIAEELGCTYWESLDQMLARMDFVSVNCPHTPATYHLLSARRLKLLRPHAVVVNTARGEVIDEGALANMLAKGEIAGAGLDVYEHEPAINPKLLKLPNVVLLPHMGSATVEGRIDMGEKVIVNVKTFMDGHRPPDRVIPAML
- a CDS encoding group II truncated hemoglobin gives rise to the protein MTDAAQQTAFDQIGGAAPVAAMVNAFYDLMETDPAYARLRAIHGPDLTPMRASLAGFITGWLGGPRDWFVQRPGVCMMSLHRAMPIDAELGRQWVEAMARAMGQAKIEPEMAKALSEVFGRMSANMTTR
- a CDS encoding acetyl-CoA hydrolase/transferase family protein, with protein sequence MNGSRIGLDALKAKVMSPEDAAALIGPGETVGMSGFTGSGYPKAVPTALARRIEAEHAAGRPFKLRVWTGASTGPELDGALAKANGIEFRLPYNSDPIAREMINRGEMDYFDMHLSQVAPMAWQGFLGPLDTALIEVTGIRPDGSLIPSSSVGNNKTWIDRASKVILEVNRWQNPALEGMHDIYYGTALPPDRRPIPLTRPDQRIGEPYFRCDPAKVVAVVETDTPDRNLPFDAPGEDHRAIAGHLLEFFRHEVARGRLPANLLPLQSGVGNIANAVMFGLVDGPFEGMTAFTEVLQDGMLALLESGRLLSASATAFSLSPEAAHTLNADLDKLRDRLVLRPQEISNHPELIRRLGCLAMNGMIEADIHGAVNSTHLMGSRIQNGIGGSGDFARNAYVSIFMAPSTAKGGKISTIVPKTPHVDHINQDVQVLVTEQGLADLRALSPRQRAEVIIENCAHPDYRPALKDYLTRARRDSYGQQSPTLLMEAFAWHQRFIETGDMRG
- a CDS encoding alpha/beta fold hydrolase; this translates as MKTWARGLAIALGVLIAVAVGAWFLLQRPDIPYATLEAKYGYADSRYMALPGGVRAHYRDLGPRDAPAIVLVHGYSASTHAWDAWAARLSKSYRVVVLDLPGHGLTRTSGPYVAGRQGFVAVVDALTARLGLTRFTLAGNSMGGAVAWTYAVDHPDKVQRLVLVDAAGWPSEKSGGALIFTILRHPIGRALLKDIDTRPLVAQGLRSGYWDQSLVTPALIDRYVELSRGPGHRDVLLSLQSGPRRDATVAELSTIHVPTLIMFGQEDRIIPAADGEKFHKAIPGATLILYPGVGHVPMEQIPDRSAADLEAWLADHPVE
- a CDS encoding HesA/MoeB/ThiF family protein: MSFSDGEVERYARHLVLREVGGPGQQKLKAARVLVVGAGGLGAPAALYLAAAGVGTIGLVDPDTVSLSNLQRQVLYATGDVGRPKVEAASEHLRALNPNTSVEIHPVWLGASNAQAVVSGYDLVLDGTDDFATRFAVSDACVAQGKALVSGALGRWTGQVGVFHGQPCYRCLVPDIPPDAETCALVGVVGALAGVIGSMMALEAVKLITGAGEPLSGRLLIYDGLAGETRTVRIGRDPQCPSCGA